One Nicotiana sylvestris chromosome 12, ASM39365v2, whole genome shotgun sequence genomic window carries:
- the LOC104249125 gene encoding pathogenesis-related protein 1C-like, with the protein MGFVLFSQMPSFFLVSTLLLFLIISLSCGAQNSPQDYLDAHNTARADVGVEPLTWDDQVAAYAQNYASQLAADCMLVHSHGQYGENLAWGSGDFMTAAKAVEMWVNEKQYYDHDSNTCAQGQVCGHYTQVVWRNSVRVGCARAQCNDGGYVVSCNYDPPGNFVGQSPYELKRRPFHVIYVRTSA; encoded by the coding sequence ATGGGATTTGTTCTCTTTTCCCAAATGCCTTCATTTTTTCTTGTCTCTACGCTTCTCTTATTCCTAATAATATCCCTCTCTTGTGGTGCTCAAAACTCTCCACAAGACTATTTGGATGCCCATAACACAGCTCGTGCAGATGTAGGTGTAGAACCTTTGACCTGGGACGACCAGGTAGCAGCCTATGCACAAAATTATGCTTCCCAATTGGCTGCAGATTGTATGCTCGTACATTCTCATGGTCAATACGGCGAAAACCTAGCTTGGGGAAGTGGCGATTTCATGACGGCTGCTAAGGCCGTTGAGATGTGGGTCAATGAGAAACAGTATTATGACCATGACTCAAATACTTGTGCACAAGGACAGGTGTGTGGACACTATACTCAGGTGGTTTGGCGTAACTCGGTTCGTGTTGGATGTGCTAGGGCTCAGTGTAACGATGGAGGGTATGTTGTCTCTTGCAACTATGATCCTCCAGGTAATTTTGTAGGCCAAAGTCCATACGAATTGAAAAGGCGTCCATTTCACGTTATATATGTACGGACTTCGGCTTGA